One segment of Gemmatimonadales bacterium DNA contains the following:
- a CDS encoding lyase family protein translates to MARPTTLWSASSAPDRAVLEYTAGDDRPWDSRLLRWDVLGSLGHIEGLRAAGLLSGAEYGRLRRGLRQALAAVDSGHLAVARRHEDIHTAVEEWLTRRLPGIGERLHTGRSRNDQVACDLRLFLKHSLWSLHQAALALAEELVSFASRHRTVLWPGYTHQRRAMPSSVGLWAGAYAEGMLDTIEALPALWTQVDRSPLGSAAGYGVPLPLDRALVARALGFGGLDRNVATVQGGRGKLEAAALFWCSQLGHELQRLSADVILLSAEEFGYLILPAELATGSSIMPHKRNPDLFELTRARAAALEGDLVAVLQIKGKLAGGYHRDFQLLKEPLMRGLDRTAAMLGMMASAVPRLGVDRARCSAALAGGTLATDEVMRRVELGQPFRLAHREVAAALTRGERFVSPAPTHILARRSSAGGLGDLGLPQARARIRRARSWAARERRRFDAAMQRLAGRTRARAG, encoded by the coding sequence GTGGCCAGGCCGACCACCCTCTGGAGCGCCTCGAGCGCCCCCGACCGGGCGGTGCTCGAGTACACCGCTGGTGACGACCGGCCATGGGATTCGCGGCTGCTGCGGTGGGACGTGCTCGGCAGCCTGGGGCACATCGAAGGGCTCCGCGCCGCGGGTCTCCTGAGCGGCGCCGAGTACGGCCGGCTCCGCCGCGGGCTTCGGCAGGCGCTGGCGGCGGTGGATTCGGGGCATCTGGCGGTCGCGCGCCGTCACGAGGACATCCATACCGCGGTCGAGGAATGGCTGACGCGGCGCCTGCCGGGCATCGGCGAGCGGCTCCACACGGGTCGGTCGCGAAACGATCAGGTTGCCTGCGACCTGCGGCTCTTCCTCAAGCACTCCCTCTGGTCGCTGCACCAGGCGGCGCTTGCGCTGGCGGAGGAGCTGGTCTCCTTTGCCTCCCGCCACCGGACGGTGCTCTGGCCCGGCTACACCCATCAGCGCCGAGCCATGCCGTCATCGGTCGGGCTCTGGGCGGGAGCGTACGCGGAAGGCATGCTCGATACGATCGAGGCGCTTCCGGCGCTGTGGACCCAGGTGGATCGCTCGCCGCTGGGAAGCGCGGCGGGGTACGGCGTGCCGCTCCCGCTCGACCGGGCGCTGGTGGCGCGGGCGCTCGGCTTCGGCGGGCTGGACCGGAACGTCGCTACGGTGCAGGGCGGGCGGGGCAAGCTGGAGGCCGCCGCGCTCTTCTGGTGCTCCCAGCTGGGCCACGAGCTGCAGCGGCTCTCGGCGGACGTGATTCTCCTGAGCGCGGAGGAGTTCGGCTACCTGATCCTGCCGGCGGAGCTCGCCACCGGGTCGAGCATCATGCCCCACAAGCGCAATCCCGATCTGTTCGAGCTCACCCGGGCCCGGGCCGCCGCGCTGGAGGGGGACCTCGTCGCCGTGCTGCAGATCAAGGGCAAGCTCGCCGGCGGTTACCATCGGGACTTCCAGCTTCTGAAGGAGCCGCTCATGCGCGGGCTCGACCGCACCGCGGCGATGCTCGGGATGATGGCGAGCGCGGTTCCCCGGCTTGGCGTCGATCGCGCGCGCTGCTCGGCCGCGCTCGCGGGCGGGACGTTGGCGACCGACGAGGTCATGCGCCGGGTCGAGCTGGGTCAGCCGTTCCGCCTGGCGCATCGGGAGGTGGCGGCCGCGCTCACCCGTGGCGAGCGATTCGTTTCTCCAGCCCCCACCCACATCCTGGCCCGGCGGTCGTCCGCCGGGGGGCTCGGTGATCTGGGTCTCCCCCAGGCGCGCGCTCGAATCCGGCGCGCGCGGAGCTGGGCCGCGCGCGAGCGGCGGCGCTTCGACGCCGCGATGCAGCGGCTGGCCGGCCGCACCCGGGCTCGGGCAGGATGA